The Paenibacillus sp. FSL R7-0204 genome includes a region encoding these proteins:
- the folK gene encoding 2-amino-4-hydroxy-6-hydroxymethyldihydropteridine diphosphokinase, producing MNIPSTSEASEAYIALGANLGDRQGTLREALHRLEHHDKIEVVRTSRVYETEPVGYLDQPQFLNMAAVLRTTLAPEDLLHVMLDTENQLGRVRDVRYGPRTVDLDLLWVEGLTLDTPDLTLPHPRMLERAFVLLPLSDILSQNEETSGFHRLITTALQDIDGKAGIRLWTTNVWECGSERSGS from the coding sequence ATGAACATACCTTCCACCTCTGAGGCATCAGAGGCTTATATTGCTTTAGGGGCTAACCTGGGTGACCGTCAAGGCACCTTGAGAGAAGCCCTGCACCGGCTGGAGCATCACGACAAGATTGAAGTTGTACGCACCTCCCGGGTCTATGAGACGGAGCCTGTCGGTTATCTGGATCAGCCTCAGTTTCTTAACATGGCAGCTGTTCTGCGCACTACACTGGCGCCGGAGGATCTGCTTCATGTGATGCTGGACACGGAGAACCAGTTAGGCCGGGTCCGGGATGTGCGGTATGGACCGAGAACGGTAGATTTAGATTTGTTGTGGGTAGAGGGGCTGACTCTGGACACGCCGGATCTGACGCTGCCTCATCCGAGGATGCTGGAGCGGGCGTTTGTCCTTTTGCCGCTAAGCGATATTCTTTCGCAGAACGAAGAGACTTCCGGATTCCACAGATTAATTACAACAGCGCTGCAAGACATAGACGGAAAGGCAGGAATTCGCCTGTGGACAACAAACGTATGGGAATGCGGGTCAGAGCGTTCCGGAAGCTGA
- the folB gene encoding dihydroneopterin aldolase: MDKMKLHRMEYYGYHGVFEEERKLGQRYYIDLELELDLQGAGLSDDLEQTVNYAEVHVVVKKIVETQSFKLIEALAEHIASGLLDTYTVINAVTVQVTKPHPPFDIHFQGVTVELRRTRK; this comes from the coding sequence ATGGATAAAATGAAGCTGCACCGCATGGAGTACTACGGATATCACGGAGTGTTTGAAGAGGAACGGAAGCTCGGCCAGCGTTATTATATCGACCTTGAGCTGGAGCTTGATTTGCAGGGAGCAGGGCTCAGCGATGATCTGGAGCAGACCGTGAATTATGCTGAAGTTCATGTTGTAGTCAAAAAAATTGTCGAAACCCAGTCCTTCAAGCTGATTGAAGCTTTGGCGGAACATATTGCATCCGGGTTACTGGACACTTATACTGTTATCAATGCAGTAACGGTTCAGGTGACCAAGCCGCACCCTCCTTTTGATATTCATTTCCAGGGAGTCACTGTAGAATTGCGCCGGACGAGAAAGTGA
- the folP gene encoding dihydropteroate synthase: MKPIIYERTYRCGSSELKLGKRTLIMGILNVTPDSFSDGGLWTELDRAVEHALQMAAEGADIIDIGGESTRPGHQPVSAEEELARVLPVIERIHHAAPHLPLSIDTYKADVARQAIQAGAHIINDVWGAKADPQMAAVAAQADCPIILMHNRHDRDYKNLISDMTDDLSESIELALAAGVKPENIILDPGIGFAKDYTENLQVMTGLDALTKLGYPVLLATSRKKFIRTALGLPADDILEGTAATVAFGIAQGCQLVRVHDIAAMKRTVEMCDAMLYAGSPELSV; the protein is encoded by the coding sequence ATGAAGCCGATCATCTATGAACGGACTTACCGCTGCGGGAGCAGCGAGCTGAAATTGGGCAAGCGTACGCTGATTATGGGGATACTCAATGTGACGCCGGACTCCTTTTCGGATGGGGGTTTGTGGACAGAGCTTGATAGAGCGGTAGAGCATGCGCTGCAAATGGCGGCAGAGGGTGCCGATATTATCGATATAGGTGGAGAATCCACGCGTCCGGGTCACCAGCCGGTGAGTGCTGAAGAGGAATTGGCCCGTGTACTTCCTGTCATTGAGCGTATCCATCATGCCGCCCCGCATCTCCCACTATCTATTGATACCTACAAGGCGGACGTCGCCCGCCAGGCAATTCAGGCCGGTGCGCATATCATCAATGATGTATGGGGAGCCAAGGCCGATCCGCAGATGGCGGCGGTTGCTGCGCAGGCAGACTGTCCAATCATTCTAATGCATAACCGCCATGACCGTGATTATAAGAACTTGATCAGCGATATGACGGATGACCTGAGCGAGAGTATTGAACTAGCGCTGGCAGCCGGAGTGAAGCCGGAGAATATTATTTTGGACCCGGGAATCGGCTTCGCCAAGGACTATACAGAGAATCTTCAGGTCATGACGGGACTAGACGCACTGACGAAGCTGGGATATCCGGTGCTGCTGGCCACTTCGCGCAAAAAATTCATCCGCACCGCCCTCGGTCTGCCCGCAGATGATATCCTGGAGGGGACTGCGGCTACTGTCGCCTTCGGGATTGCCCAGGGCTGTCAGCTTGTGCGGGTTCACGATATTGCGGCGATGAAACGTACCGTAGAGATGTGTGACGCCATGTTATATGCAGGGTCACCTGAGCTCAGCGTATAG
- a CDS encoding aminotransferase class IV, whose translation MKYIGLNNKAVDAKDAVVSALDHGFLYGMGLFETFRTYGGQPFLLERHLSRMAEGCRQLGIPFEPDVQELREWIRLVMDKNELSEAYIRYTVTAGEDILGLPSAAYKQPNHLLYIKALPVTPTGLYTEGKELQLLNHRRNTPEGAVRLKSLHYMNNILAKRELAGYPSAERGAEGLMLTAQGELAEGIVSNIFFISNKQLYTPDIATGILPGITREMVLELAAASLQPEQGFYRWEQLEAADEIFLTNSVQEIVPVSTLWHGDRRVTVGRGLCGEQTAALMRLYRERTDMLI comes from the coding sequence ATGAAATATATAGGACTTAACAACAAAGCAGTCGACGCCAAAGACGCCGTGGTCTCCGCACTGGATCACGGCTTTTTGTACGGCATGGGCCTGTTCGAGACCTTCCGTACGTATGGGGGACAGCCCTTCCTGCTGGAACGTCATCTGAGCAGAATGGCAGAGGGCTGCCGCCAGCTGGGCATTCCCTTTGAGCCGGACGTACAGGAGCTGCGGGAATGGATTCGGCTTGTAATGGACAAGAATGAGCTTAGTGAGGCGTATATCCGCTACACCGTTACAGCCGGTGAGGATATTCTGGGTCTGCCATCCGCAGCCTATAAGCAGCCTAATCATCTGCTCTATATCAAAGCCCTGCCGGTCACACCAACCGGCTTATACACGGAAGGCAAAGAACTTCAGCTGCTGAACCACCGGCGTAATACCCCGGAGGGTGCGGTAAGACTCAAATCGCTGCACTATATGAACAACATTCTGGCAAAACGTGAATTGGCCGGATATCCGTCCGCAGAGCGAGGGGCCGAGGGACTTATGCTGACCGCGCAGGGAGAGCTCGCCGAAGGCATTGTGAGCAACATTTTTTTCATCTCCAATAAGCAGCTCTATACCCCCGATATCGCCACTGGCATTCTTCCGGGAATTACCCGGGAAATGGTGCTTGAGCTGGCAGCAGCCAGCCTTCAGCCTGAACAGGGATTTTACCGCTGGGAACAGCTTGAGGCTGCGGATGAAATCTTCCTCACCAATTCCGTGCAGGAGATCGTTCCGGTAAGCACATTATGGCATGGAGACCGGCGGGTAACCGTAGGCAGAGGGCTCTGTGGGGAGCAGACGGCTGCACTTATGAGGCTGTACAGAGAAAGGACGGATATGCTGATATGA